Below is a window of Humulus lupulus chromosome 9, drHumLupu1.1, whole genome shotgun sequence DNA.
GCTGCTCCTGTCCACCACTTGCCGCTGACATTCAACCTCACCTTACTTCCTCCCGCCTAGTTGATACATATTTCAGTGTGGAGCCCAAGAAAGACATTAAGTTCAATGTGTTGGAACGAGCTTTTAGTATGTGTGATATACTTGATGATTTGTACAAGCTCGGTTTGTTTTACTTTGTGGAGGGGATACTATTGGTCGCTGAGTACGACAATGCTATTTGGCGAGATTCATTGTCGATGGTCAATGAATTAGATTATTTTGAGAAGTATCCGTGGGGATCCCTTTCATTCGATACAACTGTGAAGCAATTCAGTAGAGATATGAAAGTGATTGGTGCTACAATACCTTGTAAGAAGGCGAAGAAGATCATTGAGGTGGAGTCTTCTAAGGGTGTTCAGGTGGAGGCAAAGTACACCTGCAAGGGGTATCTACCAGCCCTGCAATATTGGGCATACGAGACGATTCTTGATTTGCATAAGGAATACGCCAAGCCCTGTGGATTCAAGTTCCCTAGGATGCTACAGTGGGAGAGCATAGGCCAGCCGAAGCATTTGCATTT
It encodes the following:
- the LOC133800816 gene encoding uncharacterized protein LOC133800816 isoform X2 encodes the protein MPPKCIPLLEIPIEDRYVGHMTYRGSRRLTKLKKRFEGHGLLGRVNEFVFGPVFTAPAFSFFGALVHTLLLWKVKSLRGDEVHFLMGPNLCKFWVHEFVIITDLSCSCPPLAADIQPHLTSSRLVDTYFSVEPKKDIKFNVLERAFSMCDILDDLYKLGLFYFVEGILLVAEYDNAIWRDSLSMVNELDYFEKYPWGSLSFDTTVKQFSRDMKVIGATIPCKKAKKIIEVESSKGVQVEAKYTCKGYLPALQYWAYETILDLHKEYAKPCGFKFPRMLQWESIGQPKHLHLKDALARRHASTRRARLLRHHISEDRRGCS